The Impatiens glandulifera chromosome 3, dImpGla2.1, whole genome shotgun sequence genome contains a region encoding:
- the LOC124931553 gene encoding probable inactive receptor kinase At5g58300 isoform X1 produces the protein MPIELRRDGWMDALFIVIVSSSFNTFESGLAKCICFCSKTGLLLVQIRIPMKRKNFSFVFLIILLLVSVTQQADSDSDSDLNSDRQALINFATSVPHARKLNWNSSIPICSSWIGITCDENGTRVISIHLPGIGLFGPIPNNTIGKLDSLRILSLRSNYLNGTFPFEIASLPSLQAIYLEHNNFSGEIPTSFSSSHLNVLDLSFNSFTGSLQPTTINSLNHLTVLNLQFNSFSGSIPNMINLPRLKQLNLSYNMLNGSVPLSLAKFPTSSFIGNNFLSGNSKKKLGKKGVIIAVIVAVSSVIVLLVLALLLVCYCCCLKKNGEPKDQKPANGKGNERSEEYFGSGVEAAERNKLIFFEGCSFNFDLEDLLRASAEVLGKDSYGTLYKAILDEGITVVVKRLREVCLNKKEFEQQMEIIGRLGQQQHPNLSPLRAYYYSKDEKLLVYDYTSVGSLSSLLHNNRGSSERTPLDWESRMNISIGIAAGIFHLHLEGGVKFIHGNIRSANVFLKEDLTPCLMDFGLAGLVTFPGSSTLRSPGYDPPEVISLRKFSQKSDVYSFGVVILEMLTGKSPVKVLGGGEEAVDLPRWVRSVVREEWTAEVFDTELMQYRNVEEEMVQLLQIGLACVVKAAELRPSMDEVVRMMEDIRQPEIDVDQTSSEDSKPS, from the coding sequence ATGCCAATTGAATTGAGAagggatggatggatggatgccCTTTTTATTGTAATTGTTTCATCTTCTTTTAATACGTTTGAGTCTGGACTGGCTAAGTGCATTTGTTTTTGCAGCAAAACAGGGCTTCTTCTGGTTCAAATACGAATTCCAATGAAGCGAAAAAACTTCAGTTTTGTCTTCTTGATCATTCTCCTCCTAGTCTCAGTAACGCAGCAAGCTGATTCTGATTCTGATTCTGATCTGAATTCTGATAGGCAAGCTCTTATCAACTTTGCTACCTCCGTCCCACATGCCAGAAAACTCAACTGGAACTCAAGTATCCCAATCTGTAGCTCTTGGATCGGTATTACCTGCGATGAAAATGGGACGAGAGTGATTTCCATTCATCTCCCAGGTATAGGTCTCTTTGGTCCAATCCCAAATAATACTATTGGGAAGTTAGATTCTCTTAGAATTCTAAGCCTCCGTTCTAACTACCTTAATGGAACATTCCCCTTTGAAATAGCTTCTCTTCCATCCCTCCAAGCCATTTATCTTGAACATAACAACTTCTCTGGTGAAATTCCAACTTCCTTTTCTTCCTCTCATCTGAATGTACTAGATTTGTCTTTCAACTCATTTACCGGTTCTCTTCAACCCACAACTATCAATAGTCTAAACCATCTAACCGTCTTGAACCTCCAGTTCAATTCCTTTTCGGGTTCCATCCCAAACATGATCAATCTCCCAAGGCTCAAGCAACTCAACTTGAGCTATAACATGCTCAACGGCTCTGTTCCACTTTCTCTAGCAAAATTCCCGACATCTTCATTCATTGGAAACAATTTTCTATCTGGGAATTCGAAGAAGAAGCTTGGGAAAAAAGGTGTTATCATTGCAGTTATAGTTGCAGTCTCTTCCGTTATAGTACTTCTGGTTTTGGCACTTCTATTGGTCTGCTACTGCTGCTGcttaaagaaaaatggggaACCAAAAGATCAGAAGCCCGCGAATGGGAAAGGAAACGAGAGGTCTGAAGAGTACTTTGGTAGCGGAGTAGAAGCAGCCGAGAGAAACAAACTGATTTTCTTTGAAGGATGCTCGTTTAACTTCGATCTAGAGGATCTATTGAGAGCATCAGCCGAAGTTCTTGGTAAGGACAGTTATGGAACATTGTATAAAGCAATTCTGGATGAGGGTATTACAGTTGTGGTTAAAAGACTACGAGAAGTTTGCTTAAACAAGAAAGAGTTTGAGCAACAAATGGAGATCATAGGGAGGTTAGGCCAGCAGCAGCACCCGAATCTATCGCCTCTTCGTGCTTATTACTATTCAAAAGACGAGAAACTTCTAGTCTATGATTATACTAGCGTTGGCAGCTTGTCTAGCCTCTTACACAACAATAGGGGATCATCTGAAAGAACTCCTCTAGATTGGGAATCAAGGATGAACATCTCTATAGGAATTGCTGCAGGAATTTTCCATTTACATTTGGAAGGTGGTGTTAAATTTATCCATGGGAATATAAGGTCTGCTAATGTTTTTCTTAAGGAAGATCTTACTCCATGCTTAATGGATTTCGGGTTGGCTGGTTTGGTGACATTTCCAGGGTCATCTACATTGCGAAGCCCCGGTTATGATCCTCCTGAAGTGATTAGTTTGAGGAAATTTAGTCAAAAGTCAGATGTGTATAGCTTTGGAGTAGTGATTCTGGAGATGCTGACCGGAAAGTCTCCGGTGAAGGTTTTGGGAGGAGGAGAAGAGGCGGTTGATCTTCCGAGATGGGTGCGGTCGGTTGTGAGGGAGGAATGGACGGCGGAAGTATTTGACACTGAGCTGATGCAGTATAGGAATGTGGAGGAAGAGATGGTTCAGTTGCTGCAGATTGGTCTTGCCTGCGTGGTTAAGGCGGCGGAGTTACGTCCTAGTATGGATGAAGTTGTAAGGATGATGGAGGATATCCGGCAGCCGGAGATTGATGTAGACCAAACATCGTCTGAGGACAGTAAACCATCCTAG
- the LOC124931553 gene encoding probable inactive receptor kinase At5g58300 isoform X2 — protein sequence MKRKNFSFVFLIILLLVSVTQQADSDSDSDLNSDRQALINFATSVPHARKLNWNSSIPICSSWIGITCDENGTRVISIHLPGIGLFGPIPNNTIGKLDSLRILSLRSNYLNGTFPFEIASLPSLQAIYLEHNNFSGEIPTSFSSSHLNVLDLSFNSFTGSLQPTTINSLNHLTVLNLQFNSFSGSIPNMINLPRLKQLNLSYNMLNGSVPLSLAKFPTSSFIGNNFLSGNSKKKLGKKGVIIAVIVAVSSVIVLLVLALLLVCYCCCLKKNGEPKDQKPANGKGNERSEEYFGSGVEAAERNKLIFFEGCSFNFDLEDLLRASAEVLGKDSYGTLYKAILDEGITVVVKRLREVCLNKKEFEQQMEIIGRLGQQQHPNLSPLRAYYYSKDEKLLVYDYTSVGSLSSLLHNNRGSSERTPLDWESRMNISIGIAAGIFHLHLEGGVKFIHGNIRSANVFLKEDLTPCLMDFGLAGLVTFPGSSTLRSPGYDPPEVISLRKFSQKSDVYSFGVVILEMLTGKSPVKVLGGGEEAVDLPRWVRSVVREEWTAEVFDTELMQYRNVEEEMVQLLQIGLACVVKAAELRPSMDEVVRMMEDIRQPEIDVDQTSSEDSKPS from the coding sequence ATGAAGCGAAAAAACTTCAGTTTTGTCTTCTTGATCATTCTCCTCCTAGTCTCAGTAACGCAGCAAGCTGATTCTGATTCTGATTCTGATCTGAATTCTGATAGGCAAGCTCTTATCAACTTTGCTACCTCCGTCCCACATGCCAGAAAACTCAACTGGAACTCAAGTATCCCAATCTGTAGCTCTTGGATCGGTATTACCTGCGATGAAAATGGGACGAGAGTGATTTCCATTCATCTCCCAGGTATAGGTCTCTTTGGTCCAATCCCAAATAATACTATTGGGAAGTTAGATTCTCTTAGAATTCTAAGCCTCCGTTCTAACTACCTTAATGGAACATTCCCCTTTGAAATAGCTTCTCTTCCATCCCTCCAAGCCATTTATCTTGAACATAACAACTTCTCTGGTGAAATTCCAACTTCCTTTTCTTCCTCTCATCTGAATGTACTAGATTTGTCTTTCAACTCATTTACCGGTTCTCTTCAACCCACAACTATCAATAGTCTAAACCATCTAACCGTCTTGAACCTCCAGTTCAATTCCTTTTCGGGTTCCATCCCAAACATGATCAATCTCCCAAGGCTCAAGCAACTCAACTTGAGCTATAACATGCTCAACGGCTCTGTTCCACTTTCTCTAGCAAAATTCCCGACATCTTCATTCATTGGAAACAATTTTCTATCTGGGAATTCGAAGAAGAAGCTTGGGAAAAAAGGTGTTATCATTGCAGTTATAGTTGCAGTCTCTTCCGTTATAGTACTTCTGGTTTTGGCACTTCTATTGGTCTGCTACTGCTGCTGcttaaagaaaaatggggaACCAAAAGATCAGAAGCCCGCGAATGGGAAAGGAAACGAGAGGTCTGAAGAGTACTTTGGTAGCGGAGTAGAAGCAGCCGAGAGAAACAAACTGATTTTCTTTGAAGGATGCTCGTTTAACTTCGATCTAGAGGATCTATTGAGAGCATCAGCCGAAGTTCTTGGTAAGGACAGTTATGGAACATTGTATAAAGCAATTCTGGATGAGGGTATTACAGTTGTGGTTAAAAGACTACGAGAAGTTTGCTTAAACAAGAAAGAGTTTGAGCAACAAATGGAGATCATAGGGAGGTTAGGCCAGCAGCAGCACCCGAATCTATCGCCTCTTCGTGCTTATTACTATTCAAAAGACGAGAAACTTCTAGTCTATGATTATACTAGCGTTGGCAGCTTGTCTAGCCTCTTACACAACAATAGGGGATCATCTGAAAGAACTCCTCTAGATTGGGAATCAAGGATGAACATCTCTATAGGAATTGCTGCAGGAATTTTCCATTTACATTTGGAAGGTGGTGTTAAATTTATCCATGGGAATATAAGGTCTGCTAATGTTTTTCTTAAGGAAGATCTTACTCCATGCTTAATGGATTTCGGGTTGGCTGGTTTGGTGACATTTCCAGGGTCATCTACATTGCGAAGCCCCGGTTATGATCCTCCTGAAGTGATTAGTTTGAGGAAATTTAGTCAAAAGTCAGATGTGTATAGCTTTGGAGTAGTGATTCTGGAGATGCTGACCGGAAAGTCTCCGGTGAAGGTTTTGGGAGGAGGAGAAGAGGCGGTTGATCTTCCGAGATGGGTGCGGTCGGTTGTGAGGGAGGAATGGACGGCGGAAGTATTTGACACTGAGCTGATGCAGTATAGGAATGTGGAGGAAGAGATGGTTCAGTTGCTGCAGATTGGTCTTGCCTGCGTGGTTAAGGCGGCGGAGTTACGTCCTAGTATGGATGAAGTTGTAAGGATGATGGAGGATATCCGGCAGCCGGAGATTGATGTAGACCAAACATCGTCTGAGGACAGTAAACCATCCTAG